In one window of Microbacterium dextranolyticum DNA:
- a CDS encoding RNA polymerase sigma factor gives MSTDNEVIERSAGEPGAFATLYDRHARAIYRYAAQRIGDDRAEDVLSETFLVAFEKRAVYDLAVVDARPWLLGIATRLLRKHVRVEARAWKGMVADLAARLATDQIDQAGARVDAARRVRKLAGALRGLSPADRDTLLLYAWGDLDYAGIADALEVPIGTVRSRLNRARRLLRNAAGTSDTEQETEHGRTDPAAQHA, from the coding sequence GTGAGCACAGACAACGAGGTGATCGAGCGATCCGCCGGCGAACCCGGCGCGTTTGCGACGCTCTACGACCGGCATGCGCGCGCGATCTACCGCTACGCGGCGCAGCGGATCGGCGATGATCGGGCCGAGGACGTCCTGTCCGAGACCTTCCTCGTGGCCTTCGAGAAGAGAGCCGTCTACGACCTCGCCGTCGTCGACGCCCGCCCGTGGCTGCTCGGGATCGCGACGCGTCTCCTCCGCAAGCACGTGCGGGTCGAGGCTCGGGCCTGGAAGGGGATGGTCGCCGACCTCGCCGCCCGGCTCGCGACCGATCAGATCGATCAGGCGGGAGCGCGCGTGGACGCCGCACGGCGCGTGCGGAAGCTGGCGGGGGCGCTGCGTGGGCTGTCGCCGGCGGATCGAGACACGCTTCTCCTCTATGCCTGGGGCGACCTGGACTACGCGGGGATCGCCGACGCGCTCGAGGTGCCGATCGGCACCGTGCGCTCACGACTGAACCGGGCGCGCCGTCTGCTGCGGAATGCAGCGGGCACGTCCGACACCGAACAGGAGACAGAGCATGGACGAACTGACCCTGCTGCGCAGCACGCGTAG
- a CDS encoding CU044_5270 family protein — protein sequence MDELTLLRSTRSDAEPPRDVLDRGRAALLARAAQTDGPLPSPTRRPRRARRLTIGGLSALGAAALVTGLVVTDLVGLAGWRGGADAAAAAVLEDASVAAIDTVDPVVAPGQYLSVHTRAVHRMTGQRGDITATFQYLADDTLFVPADRADDWVWDRGPQSVAATFGPDSQAIADAWQAEAPADAISGGDLLRAPAGAFYGGSPDAGFDDIGALPRDPYRLLNHIYRVTLGSGPSPDTEALVFLADRLRIGDVPADLRSAMYRAAAMIPGVALVDDQATLDGHRGVAIGRDEPAWGSRIEIIIDPATGAFLGERETLLRSQDGIPAGTIVSWTAVTTSVVDAAPDGGTPCGRMADESTSGRC from the coding sequence ATGGACGAACTGACCCTGCTGCGCAGCACGCGTAGCGATGCCGAACCGCCGCGCGACGTCCTCGACCGGGGGCGCGCCGCGCTCCTCGCGCGAGCGGCGCAGACCGACGGGCCGCTCCCGTCGCCGACCCGCCGCCCGCGCCGCGCCCGTCGACTCACGATCGGAGGCCTCAGCGCACTGGGGGCCGCAGCGCTCGTCACGGGCCTCGTGGTCACCGACCTCGTCGGCCTCGCGGGGTGGCGCGGCGGCGCGGATGCCGCGGCGGCCGCCGTCCTCGAGGACGCGAGCGTCGCGGCGATCGACACCGTCGACCCGGTGGTCGCGCCGGGTCAGTACCTGTCGGTGCACACGCGCGCCGTGCACCGGATGACCGGCCAACGCGGCGACATCACCGCGACGTTCCAGTACCTCGCCGACGACACGCTCTTCGTCCCCGCCGACCGCGCCGACGACTGGGTGTGGGATCGCGGGCCCCAGTCGGTCGCCGCGACGTTCGGGCCCGACTCGCAGGCCATCGCCGACGCCTGGCAGGCGGAGGCGCCCGCGGACGCGATCTCCGGCGGGGACCTGCTCCGCGCACCGGCGGGCGCGTTCTACGGAGGCAGCCCCGACGCGGGCTTCGACGACATCGGCGCGCTCCCGCGCGATCCGTATCGTCTGCTCAACCACATCTACCGGGTGACGCTCGGCTCCGGGCCCTCCCCCGACACCGAGGCGCTGGTCTTCCTCGCCGACCGCCTGCGGATCGGCGACGTGCCGGCCGACCTGCGTTCGGCGATGTACCGCGCGGCGGCGATGATCCCCGGCGTCGCCCTCGTCGACGACCAGGCGACCCTCGACGGCCACCGCGGGGTCGCGATCGGCCGCGATGAGCCGGCGTGGGGCAGCCGCATCGAGATCATCATCGATCCGGCCACGGGCGCGTTCCTCGGCGAGCGGGAGACGCTGCTGCGGAGCCAGGACGGGATTCCGGCGGGCACGATCGTCAGCTGGACGGCCGTGACGACCTCGGTCGTGGACGCCGCACCCGACGGCGGGACGCCGTGCGGACGGATGGCGGACGAGTCGACGAGCGGACGGTGCTGA
- a CDS encoding metal-sensitive transcriptional regulator — MIDDIKKRALHRTSILEGQVRGLAKMIENEDYCMDIIAQSRAVQKALASLDKLLIENHLRTHVAHMFAEGGEERDRAVTELLKAYDLETR; from the coding sequence GTGATCGACGACATCAAGAAGCGCGCCCTGCACCGCACGAGCATCCTCGAGGGGCAAGTGCGCGGGCTCGCCAAGATGATCGAGAACGAGGACTACTGCATGGACATCATCGCCCAGTCGCGGGCGGTGCAGAAAGCTCTCGCGTCATTGGACAAGTTGCTCATCGAGAACCATCTGCGTACCCACGTCGCCCACATGTTCGCCGAGGGCGGCGAGGAGCGCGACCGCGCCGTGACCGAACTGCTGAAGGCGTACGACCTCGAGACCCGCTGA
- a CDS encoding DUF445 domain-containing protein has translation MPRTPTELLSPADQERRRSLRVMKGVALGALVVMAVLFVIAFVTQERIPAMAYVRAAAEGGMVGALADWFAVTALFRHPLGIPIPHTAIIPKRKDEIGRSLGEFIETNFLAGEVVRAKLESTPIAATAGAWLRDPEHAELVSREASTMAAGILRALSDDEVQDLISDLAREHLLSPEWAPTLGGWLERVVDAGAHHGAVDLGIDSLSTWLRTNRDSFSGLVSRRLPSWVPSVAMRLVDDTVYNEAVKFAAAVQADPEHPARHAIDRYLSRLAENLQHDPSTIGRLEDAKSAVFDSPRVRELAAEAWNTAKAGLLASLADPDSALRRRGVAALREVGDRLATDPTLQSRVDQRVADAAVFVVDRYRHDIASIITDTVEKWDPAETTEKIELMVGRDLQYIRLNGTVVGALAGVAIFAIAHAFLG, from the coding sequence ATGCCACGCACCCCGACCGAACTGCTGAGCCCCGCCGATCAGGAGCGCCGACGGTCTCTGCGCGTCATGAAGGGAGTCGCCCTCGGCGCGCTGGTCGTCATGGCGGTGCTGTTCGTGATCGCGTTCGTGACGCAGGAGCGGATCCCCGCGATGGCCTACGTCCGGGCCGCCGCCGAGGGCGGGATGGTCGGCGCGCTCGCGGACTGGTTCGCGGTGACGGCGCTGTTCCGACACCCCCTCGGCATCCCCATCCCGCACACCGCGATCATCCCGAAGCGCAAGGACGAGATCGGCCGTAGCCTCGGCGAGTTCATCGAGACGAACTTCCTCGCAGGAGAGGTCGTGCGCGCCAAGCTCGAGTCGACGCCGATCGCCGCGACCGCGGGCGCGTGGCTGCGCGATCCGGAGCATGCGGAGCTCGTCTCGCGGGAGGCGTCGACGATGGCCGCCGGCATCTTGCGTGCCCTCAGCGACGACGAGGTGCAGGACCTCATCAGCGACCTCGCCCGCGAGCACCTGCTGAGCCCGGAGTGGGCGCCCACCCTCGGCGGCTGGCTCGAACGCGTCGTCGACGCCGGCGCCCATCACGGTGCCGTCGACCTCGGCATCGACAGCCTCTCGACGTGGCTGCGCACCAACCGCGACTCGTTCTCGGGACTGGTGTCGCGCCGCCTGCCGTCGTGGGTGCCGTCGGTGGCGATGCGGCTGGTCGACGACACCGTCTACAACGAGGCCGTGAAGTTCGCCGCCGCCGTGCAAGCCGACCCCGAGCATCCCGCACGTCATGCGATCGACCGGTACCTCTCCCGGCTCGCGGAGAACCTGCAGCACGACCCCTCGACGATCGGCCGACTCGAAGACGCCAAGAGCGCCGTCTTCGACAGCCCGCGCGTCCGCGAGCTCGCCGCCGAGGCCTGGAACACCGCCAAGGCGGGTCTGCTCGCCTCGCTCGCCGATCCCGACAGCGCACTGCGCCGCCGCGGTGTCGCGGCCCTGCGCGAAGTGGGCGACCGGCTCGCGACCGATCCGACGCTGCAGTCGCGCGTGGATCAGCGCGTCGCCGATGCCGCGGTCTTCGTGGTCGACCGCTACCGCCACGACATCGCGTCGATCATCACCGACACGGTCGAGAAGTGGGACCCGGCGGAGACGACCGAGAAGATCGAGCTCATGGTGGGTCGCGACCTGCAGTACATCCGCCTGAACGGCACGGTGGTGGGCGCCCTCGCCGGCGTCGCGATCTTCGCGATCGCACACGCGTTCCTCGGCTGA
- a CDS encoding gamma-glutamylcyclotransferase family protein produces the protein MSEHPVEQLLFTYGTLQYAEVQLDTFGRLLAGEPDTLPGYTIDYVDIEDPRVVDVSGHSVHPVIRFTGNPRDKVVGRAVHLTSDELDAADEYEVSLYRRVRVALASGREAWVYVG, from the coding sequence GTGAGCGAGCACCCCGTCGAGCAGCTGCTGTTCACCTACGGCACACTTCAGTACGCCGAGGTGCAGCTCGACACGTTCGGACGGCTGCTCGCGGGTGAGCCCGACACGCTCCCGGGATACACGATCGACTACGTCGACATCGAGGATCCGCGTGTCGTCGACGTCTCGGGCCACTCCGTCCACCCGGTGATCCGTTTCACTGGAAACCCCCGCGACAAGGTGGTGGGGCGGGCCGTGCACCTGACCTCCGATGAGTTGGATGCCGCGGACGAGTACGAGGTCTCGCTCTACCGCCGTGTGCGGGTCGCGCTCGCCAGCGGACGCGAGGCCTGGGTGTACGTCGGATGA
- a CDS encoding SixA phosphatase family protein produces MTTLVLVRHAKSDWGDPGLDDHDRPLNTRGMRDAPTLAARLADSGLRPDALLSSTALRARTTAGFFGSALGLDVELDPDLYGAPASALLAAAAARSVDGVIVVAHDPGMTVLAERLSGGGIGHMPTCAVATFRWSTPDWDVATSVDPDEWTFDSPRG; encoded by the coding sequence GTGACGACTCTCGTCCTCGTCCGCCACGCCAAGAGCGACTGGGGCGACCCCGGTCTGGACGATCATGATCGCCCCCTGAACACCCGCGGCATGCGCGATGCACCGACGCTCGCCGCTCGCCTGGCCGACTCCGGGTTGCGACCCGATGCCCTGCTGTCGTCGACAGCACTGCGGGCACGGACCACGGCGGGCTTCTTCGGATCCGCTCTGGGCCTCGACGTCGAACTCGATCCGGATCTCTACGGTGCACCGGCCTCGGCGCTGCTCGCGGCCGCCGCAGCGCGCTCCGTCGACGGTGTCATCGTCGTCGCCCACGACCCCGGCATGACCGTGCTCGCCGAGCGTCTGTCGGGCGGCGGGATCGGGCACATGCCGACGTGCGCCGTCGCGACGTTCCGCTGGAGCACTCCCGACTGGGACGTCGCCACCTCCGTCGATCCCGACGAATGGACGTTCGACAGCCCCCGAGGCTGA
- the hutH gene encoding histidine ammonia-lyase, with protein MTSSAVLEPASVRTPVTVTIGEHPLTPAEVVAVARNGARVAISPAALDAVAASRALIERLADDPQPHYGVSTGFGALATTFIAPERRRQLQASLIRSHAAGTGAEVEREVIRVLMLLRLQTLATGRTGVRAIVVETYAAMLNSDITPIVREYGSLGCSGDLAPLSHVALAAIGEGDVRDGSGALVAAYDALAAAGIAPLVLQEKEGLALINGTDGMLGMLLLALHDLGVLLDTADIAAALSVESQLGTDAVFAADLMALRPQIGQADSAARLRALLAGSPIMASHRDPAVCTRVQDAYSLRCSPQVHGAARDTATHAALIASRELAAAVDNPVVTPDGRVESNGNFHGAPVAYVLDFLAIAVADVASLSERRTDRALDRTRSHGLPPFLADEVGVDSGLMIAQYAAAGIVSELKRLAVPASVDSIPSSAMQEDHVSMGWAAARKLRRGIDGLARVLAIEIVTGCRALDLRAPLEPAPATASVRDRVRAAGIDGPGADRVVSPDIETATALVLSGEIARAADVVVSA; from the coding sequence ATGACCTCCTCCGCCGTGCTCGAGCCCGCATCCGTCCGCACCCCCGTCACCGTCACGATCGGGGAGCATCCCCTGACACCGGCCGAGGTCGTCGCGGTCGCGCGCAACGGTGCCCGCGTCGCGATCTCGCCCGCAGCGCTCGATGCGGTCGCGGCGTCGCGCGCGCTCATCGAGCGGCTCGCAGACGACCCCCAGCCCCACTACGGCGTGTCGACCGGTTTCGGCGCGCTCGCGACGACCTTCATCGCTCCGGAGCGGCGTCGCCAGCTGCAGGCGAGCCTCATCCGCTCGCACGCCGCGGGCACGGGCGCCGAGGTCGAGCGCGAGGTCATCCGCGTCCTCATGCTGCTGCGTCTGCAGACCCTCGCCACCGGACGCACCGGCGTGCGCGCCATCGTCGTCGAGACCTACGCGGCGATGCTCAACAGCGACATCACGCCGATCGTGCGCGAGTACGGGTCGCTCGGATGCTCGGGCGACCTCGCGCCGCTCTCGCACGTCGCGCTCGCGGCGATCGGCGAGGGGGACGTGCGGGACGGGTCAGGAGCGCTCGTCGCGGCATACGACGCCCTCGCCGCCGCCGGCATCGCGCCCCTCGTCCTGCAGGAGAAGGAGGGGCTCGCCCTGATCAACGGCACCGACGGCATGCTCGGCATGCTGCTGCTCGCCCTCCACGACCTCGGCGTGCTGCTCGACACCGCCGACATCGCCGCCGCCCTGTCGGTTGAGAGTCAGCTCGGCACGGACGCCGTGTTCGCGGCCGACCTCATGGCGCTGCGCCCCCAGATCGGCCAGGCGGACTCGGCCGCCCGGCTGCGCGCGCTGCTGGCCGGATCGCCCATCATGGCGAGCCACCGTGATCCCGCCGTCTGCACGCGCGTCCAGGATGCTTACTCGCTGCGCTGCTCGCCGCAGGTGCACGGCGCGGCTCGCGATACCGCGACCCACGCGGCGCTCATCGCCTCGCGCGAACTGGCCGCGGCGGTCGACAACCCCGTCGTCACCCCCGACGGACGGGTCGAATCGAACGGCAACTTCCACGGTGCGCCGGTGGCCTACGTGCTCGACTTCCTCGCGATCGCCGTGGCCGATGTGGCATCCCTCTCCGAACGCCGCACCGACCGGGCGCTCGACCGCACCCGCAGCCACGGGCTGCCGCCGTTCCTCGCCGACGAGGTCGGCGTCGATTCGGGCCTCATGATCGCGCAGTATGCCGCCGCCGGCATCGTCTCGGAGCTGAAGCGACTCGCCGTGCCCGCCTCGGTGGACTCGATCCCGTCGTCGGCGATGCAGGAGGACCACGTCTCGATGGGCTGGGCGGCCGCGCGCAAACTGCGTCGCGGCATCGACGGGCTCGCACGGGTGCTCGCGATCGAGATCGTGACGGGATGCCGCGCCCTCGATCTGCGTGCGCCGCTGGAGCCCGCGCCGGCGACGGCGTCCGTGCGGGACCGCGTGCGCGCGGCCGGAATCGACGGACCCGGCGCGGATCGCGTCGTCAGCCCCGACATCGAGACGGCCACCGCGCTCGTGCTGTCGGGTGAGATCGCGCGCGCGGCGGATGTCGTCGTGTCCGCCTGA
- a CDS encoding IclR family transcriptional regulator — protein MSVIPDIHDPGAARAPQVPAADQTLRILSFLARQRGPAAAHAISDHLGIPRSSVYHLLAAMAAHGFVVHIASERRWGLGTAAFELAGGYTRQQPLARLGRPLVSGLADRVGESAHLAVMTGRDVLYIVEERAPRRPALVSEVGVRLPAHLAATGRAMLAALPREQVRALYPDAATFADRTGRGPRRPSELRDVLRRTRQDGYASEDGEVTLGFRSIGVAVLDHTGWPVAALAVTWEAAATALAGASVAPAVRSAADELSRRLR, from the coding sequence GTGTCTGTGATCCCAGACATTCACGATCCGGGTGCGGCTCGTGCGCCGCAGGTCCCGGCCGCGGATCAGACCCTGCGCATCCTGTCCTTCCTCGCTCGGCAGCGCGGCCCGGCCGCGGCGCACGCGATCTCCGATCACCTCGGCATCCCCCGATCGAGCGTCTACCACCTGCTCGCCGCGATGGCCGCGCACGGTTTCGTCGTCCACATCGCCTCCGAGCGCCGCTGGGGCCTCGGGACGGCAGCGTTCGAGCTGGCCGGCGGCTACACGCGCCAGCAGCCCCTCGCCCGTCTCGGCCGCCCGCTCGTTTCGGGGCTCGCCGATCGCGTCGGCGAGAGCGCGCACCTCGCCGTTATGACGGGGCGAGACGTCCTCTACATCGTCGAGGAGCGCGCGCCACGGCGCCCCGCGCTCGTGAGCGAGGTGGGTGTGCGCCTCCCCGCGCATCTGGCGGCGACGGGCCGCGCCATGCTCGCCGCGCTGCCGCGAGAGCAGGTGCGGGCACTGTACCCGGATGCCGCGACGTTCGCCGACCGCACCGGCCGGGGCCCGCGGCGCCCGAGCGAACTGCGCGACGTGCTGCGACGCACCAGGCAAGACGGGTACGCGAGCGAGGACGGAGAGGTCACCCTGGGGTTCCGCTCGATCGGTGTCGCCGTCCTCGACCACACCGGATGGCCCGTCGCCGCACTCGCGGTGACGTGGGAGGCCGCGGCCACCGCCCTCGCCGGCGCGTCCGTCGCGCCGGCGGTGCGCAGCGCCGCCGATGAGCTCTCTCGGCGCCTGCGCTGA
- a CDS encoding YbaK/EbsC family protein, producing the protein MSAESLSARSRLVHDALRAAGVGGEIVVLPDAASTAALAAAALGIEVGAIANSLVFWSDGDPLLVMTSGAHRVDTVALAARIGRGTIARASVEQVREATGQAIGGVAPTGHPTRLVTVVDEALAAFPEIWAAGGTPHTVFPLTFDELVALTGGTIARVD; encoded by the coding sequence ATGAGCGCAGAGAGCCTTTCCGCACGCAGTCGACTCGTCCACGACGCCCTGCGCGCAGCCGGTGTCGGCGGGGAGATCGTCGTGCTGCCGGATGCCGCGTCGACGGCCGCTCTCGCCGCGGCCGCCCTCGGGATCGAGGTGGGGGCGATCGCCAACAGCCTCGTGTTCTGGTCGGATGGCGATCCGCTGCTGGTCATGACCAGTGGCGCGCACCGCGTCGACACGGTCGCGCTCGCCGCGCGGATCGGCCGCGGAACCATCGCGCGCGCCTCGGTCGAGCAGGTGCGCGAAGCGACCGGGCAGGCGATCGGCGGCGTCGCGCCGACCGGGCATCCGACCCGCCTCGTCACCGTCGTCGACGAGGCGCTCGCCGCGTTCCCCGAGATCTGGGCCGCCGGCGGCACCCCGCACACGGTCTTCCCCCTGACATTCGACGAACTGGTCGCCCTCACCGGCGGGACGATCGCGCGCGTCGACTGA
- a CDS encoding AMP-binding enzyme: MAGRRLGARMMQGYGMSELSPVSHAMPYTRDDVPVSSVGTILPNIVCKLVDTASGEEITEVEAEGVTRPGELWVKGPNVMLGYLNRPEATAETIDADGFLHTGDIAVYHEGGYFSIVDRVKELIKYHGYQIAPAELEALLLGHPQVMDAAVIGVLDDEREEIPKAFVVAAPDSGLTAEEVMSFVAENVAPYKKVRRVEFADAIPKSTSGKILRKDLRLREQGA, translated from the coding sequence CTGGCGGGGCGTCGCCTCGGTGCCCGCATGATGCAGGGGTACGGCATGAGCGAGCTGAGCCCTGTCTCGCATGCGATGCCGTACACGCGCGACGACGTTCCGGTCAGCTCGGTGGGGACGATCCTGCCGAACATCGTCTGCAAACTGGTCGACACCGCCTCGGGCGAAGAGATCACCGAGGTCGAGGCGGAGGGCGTGACCCGACCGGGCGAGCTCTGGGTGAAGGGGCCGAATGTGATGCTCGGCTACCTGAATCGGCCCGAGGCCACCGCGGAGACGATCGACGCCGATGGATTCCTGCACACCGGCGACATCGCCGTCTATCACGAGGGCGGCTACTTCTCGATCGTCGACCGGGTCAAGGAACTGATCAAGTACCACGGCTACCAGATCGCCCCGGCCGAGCTCGAAGCCCTTCTGCTCGGCCATCCGCAGGTGATGGATGCCGCTGTCATCGGCGTCCTCGACGACGAACGCGAGGAGATCCCGAAGGCGTTCGTCGTCGCGGCGCCCGACTCCGGCCTCACCGCCGAGGAGGTCATGTCGTTCGTCGCCGAAAACGTCGCACCGTACAAGAAGGTGCGGAGGGTGGAGTTCGCGGACGCGATCCCGAAGTCGACGTCGGGAAAGATCCTCCGGAAGGACCTCCGCCTACGGGAGCAGGGCGCCTGA
- a CDS encoding NADPH-dependent FMN reductase, with amino-acid sequence MTTYNVGVIIGSIATESINRRLAKALIALAPQADLALTEIPIKGLPFYSYDNDGAIPAEAAEFKSAIESADAVVIVTPEYNRSVPGVLKNALDTASRPWGDNSFAGKPSAVIGASVGAIGTAVAQQHLRSILSFLASPELSQPEAYIHLRDGLIDDEGQVTDESTADFLLSWLKAVHTHIAKSLSPVE; translated from the coding sequence ATGACCACCTACAACGTCGGCGTCATCATCGGCTCCATCGCGACGGAGTCCATCAACCGTCGCCTCGCGAAGGCCCTCATCGCTCTCGCACCTCAGGCCGACCTCGCGCTCACCGAGATCCCGATCAAGGGTCTGCCCTTCTACTCGTACGACAACGACGGTGCGATTCCCGCCGAGGCCGCCGAGTTCAAGTCCGCGATCGAGTCGGCCGACGCCGTCGTGATCGTCACTCCCGAATACAACCGCTCCGTTCCGGGCGTCCTGAAGAACGCTCTCGACACGGCGAGCCGTCCGTGGGGCGACAACAGCTTCGCCGGCAAGCCGTCGGCCGTCATCGGCGCCTCGGTCGGCGCCATCGGCACGGCTGTCGCGCAGCAGCACCTGCGGTCGATCCTCTCCTTCCTCGCCTCTCCCGAGCTCTCGCAGCCCGAGGCGTACATCCACCTGCGCGACGGACTGATCGACGACGAGGGCCAGGTCACCGACGAGTCGACCGCCGATTTCCTGCTGTCGTGGCTGAAGGCCGTCCACACGCACATCGCGAAGAGCCTCAGCCCGGTCGAGTGA
- a CDS encoding LacI family DNA-binding transcriptional regulator, with the protein MDDTQADSGTRTPTLQEVATAAGVSLATASNALSGRRGVSVALRERVLEAAASLGYSRSGSARGRARTDRITVGIVLPDVRNPAYAELAHAFEQEGTSRDWSIVLASSGYEPDQELEALETLVQSADGIIVSPSRPPRSGLHRLAASPVPIVTCDEPADSLLIAGSVRSDNFGGGRTAAHHLVDAGGTRFGLVGGNGYLPSTQERRDGFLAGLADRGVPASAVTIAGSAYGMDGGQAGMAELLEEAPDVDAVFALSDMQAIGALFEAQQSGRSIPGDLLLCGYDGIAWTQRISPTITTIRQDWPGIAARAMELLDEAMNGAHAPGYGSARVLPVALVEGESTRRDGA; encoded by the coding sequence ATGGACGACACGCAGGCAGACTCAGGAACTCGCACACCCACGCTTCAAGAGGTCGCCACCGCCGCGGGAGTATCGCTCGCCACGGCATCCAACGCGCTCAGCGGCCGTCGTGGCGTGAGCGTCGCGCTGCGCGAGCGCGTCCTCGAAGCGGCGGCGAGCCTCGGATACTCCCGCTCAGGATCGGCGCGCGGGCGCGCCCGCACCGATCGGATCACGGTCGGCATCGTGCTGCCCGATGTCCGCAACCCGGCGTACGCCGAGCTCGCGCACGCCTTCGAGCAGGAGGGCACCTCTCGCGACTGGTCGATCGTCCTCGCGTCATCGGGGTATGAGCCCGACCAGGAGCTCGAGGCTCTCGAGACCCTCGTGCAGAGCGCCGACGGCATCATCGTCTCGCCCTCCCGGCCGCCGCGGTCGGGCCTGCACCGGCTCGCCGCGTCGCCGGTGCCGATCGTGACGTGCGATGAGCCCGCGGATTCGCTGCTGATCGCCGGATCGGTGCGCTCGGACAACTTCGGAGGCGGGCGGACGGCCGCGCACCACCTCGTCGATGCGGGGGGCACGCGTTTCGGCCTCGTCGGTGGCAACGGCTACCTGCCTTCCACTCAGGAGCGCCGCGACGGTTTTCTGGCGGGTCTCGCCGATCGTGGCGTACCGGCGTCGGCGGTCACCATCGCCGGGTCGGCCTACGGCATGGACGGCGGCCAGGCGGGGATGGCGGAGCTGCTGGAAGAGGCGCCCGACGTCGATGCAGTCTTCGCGTTGAGCGATATGCAGGCCATCGGCGCCCTGTTCGAGGCCCAGCAGTCCGGGCGATCGATTCCCGGCGATCTGCTGCTGTGCGGTTATGACGGCATCGCGTGGACACAGCGCATCTCGCCGACGATCACCACGATCCGTCAGGATTGGCCGGGCATCGCCGCCCGGGCGATGGAGCTCCTCGATGAAGCCATGAACGGAGCCCACGCCCCGGGATACGGTTCGGCGCGGGTGCTGCCCGTCGCGCTGGTCGAGGGCGAATCCACGCGGCGTGACGGCGCGTGA
- a CDS encoding creatininase family protein translates to MIDPTSPDVTAIAAAGGIAVQPIGATEQHGPHLPLTTDALIATALAEAAADAVHARAASGDEDAPSLWMLPTLAYGLSPEHAGFPGTVTLSSTTLLAVCLDIARSVAAAGIRTLVFVNAHGGNPELLQVVARDIRDQTGVLAVSVHGPSLPLPAALADQMGRADLDVHAGFYETSVLLALHPAAVRLPLAAADGIDRIDALATGAVSPSVGLFGAVPLPWRTRDVSASGTIGDPTGASAEWGREALHAQGLALADVLREIARLRAELE, encoded by the coding sequence GTGATCGACCCCACGTCGCCCGACGTCACGGCGATCGCCGCCGCCGGCGGCATCGCCGTGCAACCCATCGGCGCGACCGAGCAGCATGGCCCGCACCTTCCCCTGACGACGGATGCGCTGATCGCGACCGCGCTGGCCGAGGCCGCGGCAGACGCTGTGCACGCGCGTGCCGCATCGGGCGACGAGGATGCCCCATCGCTCTGGATGCTCCCGACGCTGGCCTACGGTTTGTCGCCCGAACATGCCGGCTTTCCCGGCACGGTGACGCTGTCGTCCACGACCCTGCTCGCGGTGTGTCTTGACATCGCGCGCTCCGTCGCCGCGGCGGGCATCCGCACCCTCGTCTTCGTCAACGCCCACGGCGGCAATCCCGAGCTGCTGCAGGTGGTCGCCCGCGACATCCGCGATCAGACCGGTGTTCTCGCCGTCTCGGTGCACGGCCCCAGCCTGCCCCTGCCGGCGGCGCTCGCCGACCAGATGGGCCGCGCCGACCTCGATGTGCACGCCGGCTTCTACGAGACGAGCGTGCTGCTGGCCCTCCACCCCGCTGCGGTGCGGCTGCCGCTCGCCGCGGCCGACGGCATCGACCGGATCGATGCCCTCGCGACGGGCGCCGTCTCTCCGAGCGTGGGACTGTTCGGTGCCGTCCCGCTGCCGTGGCGTACACGCGACGTATCGGCATCGGGCACGATCGGTGATCCCACCGGCGCGTCGGCGGAGTGGGGGCGTGAGGCGCTGCATGCGCAGGGTCTCGCGCTCGCCGACGTCCTTCGCGAGATCGCCCGGCTGCGAGCGGAGCTGGAATGA